A region of the Cytobacillus luteolus genome:
TTAACTACATATTGCCATAGCTCTAACTAATTGTTAGAATATTATTATAATTAGTTGGAGGAATCATGAATGGAAGGAAAGTCAAAGAAAAATAGGATATGGGTTGTAAAGTCAGTTGGGATTGGCATCATTCTTTTTATTTTTCTTAGAACTTTTTTATTATCTAACTATGTTGTAGAGGGCGAATCAATGATGCCCACTTTACAAAATGGAAATCTTCTAATGGTAAACAAAGTAAGTTTACATATTGGAGACCTTCAACGCTTTGATATTGTTGTTTTTAAATCAGAATCAAAGGAACATTATGTGAAACGAGTCATTGGCCTACCTGGCGATAAGGTTGAATATATTGATGATATTTTATATATTAATGGTCTTCAAATAGATGAACCCTTTTTATCCCCTTATAAAAACAACCTTATTGGTGGTAATTTGACCGGAGATTTTAGCCTTGAGGAAATAACAGGACAGAAACAA
Encoded here:
- the lepB gene encoding signal peptidase I, with the translated sequence MEGKSKKNRIWVVKSVGIGIILFIFLRTFLLSNYVVEGESMMPTLQNGNLLMVNKVSLHIGDLQRFDIVVFKSESKEHYVKRVIGLPGDKVEYIDDILYINGLQIDEPFLSPYKNNLIGGNLTGDFSLEEITGQKQVPPGHIFVIGDNRLGSWDSRHYGFIKIDHIVGKVNLRYWPVNVVDLRF